The following coding sequences lie in one Mucilaginibacter sp. KACC 22773 genomic window:
- a CDS encoding Lrp/AsnC family transcriptional regulator: MYMLDDYDKKLLRLLQKDNRLTAQALAQMVNLSASAVQRRLAKLRDEKIIEADVAIISPAAAGVGLTCIVDICMQEDGSRTIERFKAEIENCPEVSQCYYVTGTYDLVLIVNTRDMKHYEQFSKKYFMDCPDVQRFYTHVVMDRLKMSYGVYI; encoded by the coding sequence ATGTACATGCTTGACGACTACGATAAAAAGCTTCTGCGTTTATTACAAAAAGACAACCGCCTTACCGCCCAGGCCCTGGCCCAAATGGTAAACCTTAGCGCATCGGCTGTACAAAGGCGACTGGCCAAACTCCGTGATGAAAAAATTATTGAGGCCGATGTAGCTATCATCTCGCCCGCGGCGGCTGGTGTTGGGCTAACCTGCATAGTAGATATCTGTATGCAGGAAGATGGCTCGCGCACCATCGAAAGGTTTAAGGCCGAAATTGAAAATTGCCCCGAAGTATCGCAGTGTTACTACGTAACCGGCACCTATGACCTGGTGCTTATTGTTAACACCAGGGATATGAAACACTACGAACAATTCAGCAAAAAATATTTTATGGATTGCCCCGATGTGCAGCGCTTTTATACCCACGTAGTAATGGATAGATTAAAAATGAGCTACGGGGTTTATATATAG
- a CDS encoding aminotransferase class V-fold PLP-dependent enzyme — protein sequence MKLLANSIFTKAEIEQFRNDTSGCTYVNHLNNAGAALMPNVVTDAITGHIKLEAEIGGYEAAAAKAGAIAEFYVLAAQLINSKPGNIAFTASATDSYIRALSAIPFVAGDIILTDCDDYISNQLHFLSLKKRFGVDIVHIKNVATGGVDLDDLEAKLYELKPRLLAITHIPTNSGMVQPVNQIAAIYAKYSQESGDKTWYILDACQSAGQMKLDVQQLQCDFLSATNRKFLRGPRGSGFLYISDKVLQAKLEPLFIDMRGARWTEKDQYVQQPDAKRFEDWEFAYATVVGSAEAIRYCLAIGEDRIWQQVKQLSAYLRSRLASIPNVRVLDQGPELSSSVTFTVANSSAEYLVKQSLQHNINVVSSYREFAVIDFDQKQVEWAIRVSPHYYNTVDELDALVDCLAGF from the coding sequence ATGAAACTATTAGCCAACAGCATATTCACCAAGGCCGAAATTGAGCAGTTCAGAAACGATACCTCCGGCTGTACCTATGTTAACCATTTAAACAACGCCGGGGCGGCATTGATGCCCAATGTAGTTACCGATGCCATTACCGGCCATATTAAGCTGGAAGCAGAGATAGGCGGATATGAGGCCGCTGCCGCAAAGGCCGGTGCCATTGCCGAATTTTATGTGCTGGCCGCCCAGCTTATCAACAGTAAACCCGGTAATATCGCTTTTACGGCAAGTGCTACCGACTCGTACATCAGGGCTTTATCTGCCATTCCATTTGTAGCGGGAGATATTATTTTAACCGATTGCGACGACTACATCTCAAACCAACTCCATTTTCTATCGCTCAAAAAAAGGTTTGGAGTTGATATTGTCCACATAAAAAATGTCGCCACAGGCGGTGTCGACCTTGACGACCTGGAAGCTAAATTATATGAGCTTAAGCCCCGTTTGCTGGCTATAACCCATATCCCTACCAATTCGGGCATGGTACAGCCAGTTAACCAGATTGCAGCTATCTACGCCAAATATAGCCAGGAAAGCGGTGATAAAACATGGTATATTTTAGATGCCTGCCAATCGGCAGGGCAAATGAAGCTGGATGTACAGCAGCTGCAATGCGATTTTTTATCGGCAACTAACCGTAAGTTTTTAAGGGGGCCGCGTGGTTCGGGCTTTTTGTATATCTCCGATAAAGTTTTGCAGGCCAAACTTGAACCTTTGTTTATTGATATGCGCGGCGCGCGGTGGACAGAAAAAGACCAATACGTGCAACAGCCCGATGCCAAACGTTTTGAAGACTGGGAGTTTGCCTATGCTACGGTAGTTGGCAGCGCCGAAGCTATCAGGTACTGCCTGGCCATTGGCGAAGACCGGATCTGGCAGCAGGTTAAACAGCTATCTGCCTATTTGCGCAGCCGTTTAGCATCAATACCAAATGTCAGGGTGTTGGATCAGGGGCCCGAATTGAGTTCGTCTGTTACCTTTACGGTTGCAAACTCATCGGCTGAGTACCTTGTGAAACAGTCTTTACAGCACAATATCAATGTGGTATCATCCTATCGTGAATTTGCAGTTATCGATTTTGACCAAAAACAGGTAGAGTGGGCTATCAGGGTATCGCCGCATTATTATAATACCGTTGATGAACTTGACGCGTTGGTTGATTGCCTGGCCGGTTTTTAA
- a CDS encoding amino acid permease has translation MPNSEKKLGLWTSTSLVAGNMIGAGVFLLPAAMASFGSIGLLGWIFSAVGSFFLAKVFSNMSKLLPHATGGPYAFTRYGLGDFAGFLVAWGYFLSTSCACAAITKSLVSALSTFFPALASGLPAIATGLCAIWLLTYINTRGVVTSGKWQLVTTILKILPLVLVAFGGLFFLQAKNFSPFNSSGTSTYSAISTTAAMTLFSFIGIECATIPAGSVENPQKTVPRATLLGLLIATLVYILGSISVMGLIPAAELAKSQTPYADAAAIIYGNNIRYWVSAGVAIAAFGALNGWTLMQGQMPFAVARDKLFPAIFSKQNKKGVPYMGILLSSTLVSVFMSMNYSKGFVEQFRFLLMLSLLSMLIPYLLSAASYLIIKVKNKQANGWLGAVFLAIVAFGYALWNIVGTGKDAVYYGFVLLMMSVPFYVWVAYQKNKEQ, from the coding sequence ATGCCCAACTCAGAAAAAAAATTAGGCTTATGGACAAGCACCTCCCTGGTGGCGGGCAATATGATAGGTGCAGGTGTTTTTTTACTACCCGCCGCTATGGCCAGCTTCGGAAGTATTGGTTTGTTGGGTTGGATATTTTCGGCAGTGGGCTCGTTTTTCCTGGCAAAGGTTTTCAGTAACATGAGTAAGCTATTGCCACATGCTACGGGTGGCCCCTATGCCTTTACACGTTATGGATTGGGCGATTTTGCAGGCTTCCTGGTGGCCTGGGGTTATTTCTTATCTACCTCATGCGCCTGCGCAGCCATTACCAAATCGCTGGTGAGCGCCTTAAGTACATTTTTCCCGGCACTGGCAAGCGGCCTTCCAGCAATAGCCACCGGCCTGTGCGCTATATGGCTGCTTACTTATATCAACACACGCGGAGTTGTAACCAGCGGCAAATGGCAGCTGGTTACAACTATACTTAAAATTTTACCACTGGTGCTTGTGGCATTTGGCGGCCTGTTTTTTTTACAGGCCAAAAACTTTAGCCCGTTTAATAGCAGCGGTACAAGTACCTATAGTGCAATAAGCACTACCGCAGCCATGACCCTATTTTCTTTTATCGGAATTGAATGCGCCACTATACCCGCCGGGAGTGTAGAAAATCCACAAAAAACGGTGCCGCGTGCAACATTACTGGGCCTGCTAATTGCTACATTGGTGTATATTTTAGGTAGTATAAGCGTAATGGGCCTTATACCCGCTGCCGAGCTGGCAAAATCGCAAACGCCTTACGCCGATGCCGCTGCTATAATTTATGGCAATAACATTCGCTACTGGGTAAGCGCCGGTGTTGCCATTGCCGCTTTTGGTGCGCTTAACGGCTGGACACTAATGCAGGGGCAAATGCCCTTTGCCGTTGCCAGGGATAAATTGTTCCCCGCCATATTTAGCAAGCAAAATAAAAAAGGCGTGCCTTACATGGGAATCCTGCTTAGCAGTACACTGGTTTCTGTTTTTATGAGTATGAATTACTCCAAAGGATTTGTTGAACAATTCCGGTTTTTACTGATGCTTTCGTTGCTGTCGATGCTTATTCCTTACCTGTTATCGGCTGCGTCCTATCTTATTATCAAGGTAAAAAACAAGCAGGCAAATGGCTGGCTTGGGGCGGTGTTTTTGGCTATAGTAGCATTTGGTTATGCGCTGTGG
- a CDS encoding c-type cytochrome, with protein sequence MKKNIFLGARKTITVLLATAIAAITLAFVLNKHSDKTLTADKNNGGLYLPGNFKAVIAIDSLAGRARHLAVNTNGDIYVKLRFPDSIGGNIAARDTDHDGKVDTIKKFGNYDDKGPYGTSMRVHKGYLYFSSEVNVYRTKLNPNTLVPDGPLELILHDAHGEHEHDAKPLAFDDAGHMYVAFGAPSNACQEQNRVPGSPGIKGCPLLQEYGGIWQFDEAKPNQQQKDGIRYATGLRSVVAMDWNTADNCLYVVAHGRDDLRLLFPKKFSAWQSAVAPAEEFLKIKQGTDVGWPYYYYDPIKHKKLLNPEYGGDGIKAGDGAKYAQPLIAFQAHWAPNDLLFYTGNQFPARYKNGAFVAFHGSTNRSPYPQAGFFVAFVPFKNGVPTGKWEIFADGFAGRNTVVSVSDALCRPMGLSTGPDGSLYVSDTELGRVWRIFYQGDKTKFTSTMLAKMELRKKLPNFKIPDQARNNFATGMLKGGAKIYTTHCANCHQKNGKGDGNLFPPLAGSEWVTGGKYMEKELAIRVLLNGLEGPVTVNGKPYNSVMPKHDFLSDAEIASVLTYIRSNFGNNSSLVTASEVKKIRASLPGK encoded by the coding sequence ATGAAGAAAAATATTTTTTTAGGAGCAAGAAAAACGATTACGGTGCTTTTGGCCACGGCAATTGCGGCAATAACACTCGCTTTTGTTTTAAACAAACATTCTGATAAAACGCTGACTGCCGATAAAAACAACGGCGGGTTGTACCTGCCAGGTAATTTCAAAGCGGTCATCGCTATCGACAGCCTGGCCGGCAGGGCACGCCACCTGGCCGTAAATACCAATGGCGATATTTATGTAAAACTCAGGTTTCCCGATTCTATCGGCGGCAATATTGCGGCACGGGATACCGATCATGACGGCAAGGTAGATACGATAAAAAAATTTGGCAACTATGATGATAAAGGGCCTTATGGTACCAGTATGCGGGTGCATAAGGGCTACCTGTATTTCAGTTCGGAGGTAAACGTTTACCGCACCAAATTAAACCCCAATACGCTGGTGCCCGATGGTCCGCTGGAATTAATATTACATGATGCCCACGGCGAGCACGAGCACGACGCCAAGCCCCTGGCTTTTGATGATGCCGGGCATATGTACGTGGCCTTTGGCGCGCCATCCAACGCATGCCAGGAGCAAAACCGGGTTCCCGGTTCGCCGGGGATAAAAGGCTGCCCCTTGTTGCAGGAGTACGGCGGCATATGGCAGTTTGATGAAGCCAAACCCAACCAGCAGCAAAAAGATGGCATCCGCTATGCTACTGGCTTACGCAGCGTGGTAGCCATGGATTGGAACACGGCGGATAATTGCCTGTATGTTGTAGCCCACGGCCGCGACGACCTGCGGTTGTTGTTCCCCAAAAAATTCAGCGCCTGGCAAAGCGCCGTAGCGCCTGCAGAGGAATTTTTAAAAATAAAACAAGGTACAGACGTTGGCTGGCCTTACTACTATTACGACCCCATTAAACATAAAAAACTGTTAAACCCCGAGTATGGCGGCGATGGCATAAAGGCGGGCGACGGCGCAAAATATGCCCAGCCATTGATTGCCTTCCAGGCGCATTGGGCACCCAACGATTTGTTGTTTTATACCGGCAACCAGTTCCCGGCCAGGTATAAGAATGGGGCTTTTGTGGCTTTTCATGGTTCAACCAACCGCTCGCCGTATCCGCAGGCCGGCTTTTTTGTGGCTTTTGTACCGTTTAAAAATGGCGTGCCGACGGGTAAGTGGGAGATATTTGCCGATGGTTTTGCGGGCCGTAACACCGTGGTAAGCGTAAGCGATGCGCTTTGCCGCCCCATGGGTTTATCCACAGGGCCCGATGGCTCATTGTACGTGAGCGATACTGAATTAGGAAGGGTATGGCGCATTTTTTATCAGGGCGATAAAACTAAATTTACCAGCACCATGCTGGCCAAAATGGAACTGCGTAAAAAGCTGCCCAACTTTAAAATACCCGATCAGGCACGCAATAATTTTGCTACCGGGATGCTTAAAGGCGGCGCAAAAATTTACACCACGCATTGTGCCAACTGTCATCAAAAAAATGGCAAGGGAGATGGTAACCTTTTCCCCCCGCTGGCCGGATCGGAGTGGGTAACAGGCGGCAAATACATGGAAAAGGAACTTGCTATAAGGGTTTTATTAAACGGCCTGGAGGGGCCGGTTACCGTTAACGGCAAGCCCTACAATAGCGTAATGCCAAAGCATGATTTTTTGAGCGATGCCGAAATAGCAAGTGTGCTAACCTATATCAGGAGCAATTTTGGCAACAACAGCAGCCTGGTTACCGCATCTGAAGTGAAAAAAATAAGGGCAAGCCTGCCTGGTAAATAG